Part of the Musa acuminata AAA Group cultivar baxijiao chromosome BXJ2-7, Cavendish_Baxijiao_AAA, whole genome shotgun sequence genome is shown below.
ATTCTTGTGTAGGGTATCAAACAATTTTAAAGTTAGATTGTTGGACTGGCTTTATTGTttgacagtgatttaaaaaggcgctcaggcgctcgcctaggcgctcgggcgagacgaggcgaggcccgagcgcctcactaaacttccaggcggcgcgctttaaagaggcgctgcctgggcgcttgcccgagcccaggcgctgggcgcttcgggcgagcgcctgggttaaaccaggcgaccgaaccaggattttaggtctggttcggtctccggtggttagttggttcaatcgaaccaactaaaaccgatatctgctgtcgctgcccaaccctaaccttgctcattgccgctgccgctgccgctccggCTCCCgatgctcgtcgctgtcgctgctcgcaactgCTGCTGTTGTCGCTGCTcctgctgctcgtcgctcctgctcccgctcccactcctgCTCCCGTTACTCGCCGTTGCCgttgtcgttgctcgccgctgccgctcctTTCACTCCCGCTCTcgttgccgctgcctccttacactcccgctgtcgctgccgttgcctccttacactcccactcccacttcctcgtttctcagtcagcacccccttacactcctcttccttcttctccttctgtatactgttaatagtatacagttaacagtatactgtatactgttaacaatatactaataatagtatttgaattttgaaacattttgttaatgtgacattatgagTTTGAATCTtagtttcttaatttaatagcatatttgtatttaaaatttttaaataattatatttattaattatattatatatttttatattttagcgcctcgcttcgctcgggtgagcgcctagcgctttttaaatcactgttgttTGACTGGTTTGCTGCTAAAgccaaaaaatgaaaaaaaatttggtGGATTAGTGAGGAAACAGTTTGGCATGCCAGTGTATAACAATTGTCTGATGGATCTCTGTGCGGGTGGTATGCAGTGGATCTCCATTTGCGTCAAGACCTTTGTTTTTTCAACCAACCTGCTGAATTTCTTATTCATCTTCTTTACCAGCTACCTTAAATTTCTTtacctttgaaatttgaaatgtgATACGTTGTTGGATGTTAAAGGAATTATTGAGGCCCTTATTCAGCTCATTGTTCATCACCATAACTTTGAGGAATTTTGGACTGTTTAGATAAATGATATCTTGATGTAATTATTTAATGAAATTGTTAGATTCACTGGAAGTTATATATTATACTCCTATCATTCCATTACAATTAGATATActtgtaatttattttttttgtttatttgatcATAAATACTCTCTTTGTGGTACTACTTTCCAATATCTACTGGTACTTACCAGTCTGGGAATGAACCGGGATGTGGACTGTCCTATTTCCAGCAGTTTGatcttttgtttttaatttaagCTGTTTTTTTCTTCGTTTGAACACTGTCGCCCAATGTGCTCCACATCTGGTAGGATGGTCAGTCTGTTCTTTTAAGGTTTTTTTTAATTCTCATTTATTGTTTAGatttctttctttggatttgtTTCTACTTATTTAAACTTGATTTTCTTATGGTTAGGAAGTGTTCGAGTGTTTGCTTTATTTTATATACACTACTTTTGATTTCTGCTATTCTTCATTCTGCTTTTTATGGTCAGCTAAACAGAATGCAATTTTTGGGGGTTACTGCAGAGGGATTGGTGACCATGTTATCTTTGGACAATCACAATAAGCATGAAAGaagttcaagaaacacaacagttATTAATTGTGAGGCGTATCCAGATTTGGAAAAGGAGGACAATGTGAAGGTAAAATGTGCCAACCCTGATTATTTTTCAGTGTTGTTTTCATATGCATTAGCCAATCTGTAATGGTTTAGATCAACAACTTCATGTTATtgttaattaattatcatatatcATTCTGATTGGCTATTCTTTATTTACTTGATCTGGGTAAGTAAACTGTTCAATGGATGGGGGGACCAGCAATTACCTCCTACCGCTTTTACAAATGTGTTGCTTTGAGATTATCTTTGAGCAACATCGTAATTTGTTAGGTATTTGCTTATCTCTGTTCTCAAACTTGGTATTTGAATTAGTAATGGATGATacaactggcaggatcaaccccaCAGGACTGGTATCAAGATCAACTAAGAAAGTAACTTAAAagtaattttaattataaaagttTAGAAATATAAGAAAATTTGTAAAGTTTGAGGACATAAACATATTTtacaatgaaaatattttttgccTTACTATTTGTAAGAtatctattaaaaaaataaaaatattaaaaatgaaaATTAGATAAATCATGAAGAAGAGTTCTTTTAGAaacatattatttaatatatgtgTTGTACAAAAGAACTATGCTTATTCACCTACAATTTTAAAGATAATGATTGGCTTGACCATCAACCCAGTAGTTCTCTAATCACCATGCAGGTGAAGTGTGGGGAAATGTGAAgatgtaaaataattttatttaaaaagaagTATACATGGGTTTTGGCATTAAGTTTGAATTTATGCTGCTTCCTTTTTTAATGAAAACTTCTCTATTTTCTCTCTTTGTATCTTTTCCTCATTGTATGGTTGCAACAAATAGCAAACCAATAGGGTACTATTATCTTCTTTTATCATAATTGAGTCATGTGCTTTTTTTTGTATATTCTCTATATGGAAATTTCTCTTCTCTTTGCCCTCCTTCCACTCATCTCCTCTTTTTTTCTTGAGGCGCTATTAAATAGGTTAGAATTAAACAAAATTGGATTACTCTTGTTGAGTTCAATAGTTCTagctgattttgatgatttttttgacaACAAGGCTCAGAAACCGAACAAAATTGATTGGTCTCAGGTGGTAGCAACTCAAACCTGTTATATTGTATTGAAATTGATCAACCGCCAACTGTGCTACTAATATTCTAATCTTGAGTTGTTCAGGAAATATGTTTTAAATATATTCTATAACCAGAAAAATTATTTAGCAAACTTTAAGGCTGTTTTTTTTGTTAACTTGTAGAACTTGACAATTGGGAGCCAAATGTTGTGATTTTGAAATAATGTTACAGATGCATCAACTATTCTTTGAAAATCACAGGTATTACTGTTATGCTTTATCTGAAGTCACTACTCACAAGTATCTGAGTTGTTGGTTGTAACTTTAGAAAGAGTCCGTGGTTGTCAGGTTCATGTAAGAGCCACAGAGGAAGCGAAGGATGTCTTTGGACAAAATGTTTTATCTTCTCTATTCTCAATGGTCATGGTTGTCTTGGACTCTTGTCTATATTATCTGCAGTTTTAAGATTCCTAAGCTAGATCCTGCTTGATTTGCTGAAAGTTGCATACTCACTTATATGCAGGGCAAGAATGTGATGGAATATAGGCCAGAGCCTCCTAAGCAACCGACTTTCACCTGCCCTATCTGCATGAACACTTTGgttgaggcatcatcaaccatttgcGGCCATATTTTCTGCCAGAGCTGCATAAAGGCCTCCATTCAATTTCAGAAGAAGTGCCCCACTTGTCGAAGAAAGCTGACCATGAACAATTTCCACAAGGTGTATCTGCCAACTACCGACTGAGGTGATTGCAGAATTggctttttttctttattatgaaGCCTCCGTGCTTTTAGTAAAATTTCATCTACCATATTGCTCACGGTGTCACTCTAGATATTCTTGGCAGTTTTTGTCCaaatcatttttaattaaaattaaagttAATATATTAAGTATGAATCACAATTTGTAGTAGCTCAGTGATTTTTAGCATTTCATGATTAAGAAACTGAACTGACAAGGTGTATTGTGACATGGTACAAGCCAACATGGTTCATCTTCTCGTGAGACTGTTATCGTAAGGCACTTTACAAGATCCATTCTCATGTCTGAGTTGAATGATATAATATTAAGACTTGGGAATCTCCATATAAGTGTGTACATATGATATATTCCCTAACATTTACTAGTCGCATTTGAATATTCCTCCCTTATCTTAACTGAATCATGTGCAAGCACCTCTGGTCATCTCTGGCAGAACATTATATGCATAATGAAATTAGATGTGAAATTAGTTGAATGTTATGATGCAATATATTTGGTCAGGAAATCTAGTAGTGCTTCAAATTACACTACCTTTTTTAGGATTCTGGATATAGTCTAACACGGAGCCCTTCAATTCTCTCAAGACATGTTTATGGTTGTATTTCCTCATTACGTCTCATGATTTGTCCCTGTTGCCAAGCATCCTTGAGTTTTAATCAACTTCTATTAATCCATTCTAAACTTGTTCACCCTGGTCTCATCTTTGTTCTTGTTAATCTGATGGCTTAAGGACACCCGAGCCTTCATTAAGGATTATCCACATCACATGAAGTATGTTCAAGGgcctgattatttaaaaggaactGCCTGAGCTCTATTGGTGCCTTCCAGGTAAGATCTGTATCTTTCTGTAATTGGATCTATTAGGTGGCACTCGTAGCGACTAACATCAACAAATGTCCGTCCCCGCAAACCAAGCTTGGTTTTATGCTCCTCGTGCCTCTTTTGTTGGATTTTAAGATGAATCACTGCCTTGAGGCTTCTGAGATTTAGTCTAATTATAGCTTTGCATATCCTTTTCTAGTCACTTCTTGAAGAATGGCTTATTACCGATCTAGCAGTTCAAGGTTCAATTGGTCTGCATCAAAGACATCTTTTTCTTTGTAATTGTTGCTGCAATAGGTTTTGACATTTTTTGCATGCCTATCTTTGATTCCAGTGGTCCATGTTTTGCCCATGTCAAATACTAGTTATCCATGTTGATGCTGGTCCTAGTTTCACTGATGTCTCCCTCGCCATTTCCCTAATACTTGTTCTTTTGTCCTGATAGATGACAGTGGACGGAGATCATGATGTCAATACTCATAGCTGGCTACTTGCAAAACCATTAGTTGATCTTTAGTTGTGCTTTGTACAGGTCACCTTGTGGTTTGTCTGATGCTAAATCTAGTTGTCCCAAGACTCTCTGCTTTGCTTTTGGTCAGACCCACCTTGTTCCAAGCATATGCCCCTCAAGATTGGCCCACAGTAGGACCAAATTAGTACCACATTTGTCTACTTGATGCCTATACCAGTCAGTCTAAACCATTGTGCCAACCTGCTGTTCTTCCAGAAGGAAGAAGACACGGGGCTTCCTGCTACAGTTCATTACAGAAAATTTGATCTTTATTCTTGCTCCCGGTAGTAATTCTAGACTCTTGTAGCATTTCTTTCAAATGTATGATTCTTTTCTTAAGATCCACACACATTAGCCACAGTTTTATGCATCTcttcaagaaaaaaaatgctaCATATCAACCTATCAACCTCCATCGCAGCTACCTATCAACCTCCTACCTGCTGGTATTCTCTTGAGAGAAGGTCCCCACTTCATAATGGGGGCCAGATTGAAAAGCAAAATCTCCTCTCATTTGGTTTCTTCCGTTAATGATAAATTTATAATCTGATGTCTTAGCCATGCAATGGACATCGAGTTAGTGGTAAATCGATTTTTGTGTGGTGTATATATAGCCTGGACCCACTCATCTCCAAGACAATGAAAGGAGAATTAATACTAAGCCAAAAGCCTTTGCATTTTCTAGAAGTTTGGCTTTGCGTGAGGGTGATGTTCACGGGGAATCGCTGGAGTCAACCGTTTAGACCTTTGACTTCCTTTGCGTTGAGGTTAAAACAATGACTTTACGTAGAGATCATAAATGATACAGAGTATAAGACGATTAAAATATCAGTAGTTTGACTTATTCTCACGTGTTTTTTATGATTATGTCCTAGGTTTTCAAAGGTGTGGAGCTCGTCTGTGTTTGCCAAGGCAGGGAACTCCTTTTTTCCGCCTCTGAACGAGGGCCGGCATCGCACTGACTCGACGTTGTCGCGTGCGGGGTCAAGGAGGAACGGTGTTCCCTGTTTCGGCCATGTCAGGTGAGCTCCTTCCGTTGGATTTCTTTTTCCCTCctcctgtgtgtgtgtgtgtgtgtgtggatataGTTACGAAGTTACGCAGATATCATACTTTGAGACGGCTCTAAGGGCCCCACGGTGGCGTTGCCTCTCCCGTAGGGTATCGAGCTATCAAGACTGTTTGTCTACAGTTCTTCCAGGTTGGACGTCTACGTACTCCATGGGACTATACGCGACCTATTAAAACAACATACAAATGGAGGGAGAATAGGGGGAGGTGAGGAGTGAGGAGAGGGGAAGTGGGGGAGGAGGGGGGTTCTCCTCCACGCCTCCGCTTTTGACTTACGGGGAATATAAATCCGCGCAGATTCCTTCCCACGGAAAAAGAGAGCGGAAACCGAAAGCTCTTTGCACTACGCCCGCTCGATCCTTCTTCCTATCCCCTCCTTCGCTGACTCCACTATTCATCTCCGTCTGTCCTCACAAGAAAGACGAGGTTTTTGAGCCCCCTGCTTGGACCAAGTTCGCGAGGTAGAGTCCTTCATAAAGACTCGACTTTTGAGCGTCTTACTTTGACTAAGTTTGCAAGGCAGAATCCTTCAGAAAGACTCGATTTTTGTGGCGTCCCACGTCGACTAAGTGTCGCCAAAGCCTCTTCTGCTGGGAGGTCCTCTCTGCTGCGCTTGTTACGTTGGGTTCTGCCAGTGAAGCTCTTGCTCTGTCATGGTGAGCGACTCTTTCTTTTACCTGTTTCCTTGTCTCTGGTGGGATTGTGGCTTCCCTTTTGCTGAGTCTTgtttgttttgcagacttgaaacTGCAGAATTTGAAGCCTTTCGTATTCGTGCATTTGTAATCCACGTGACCGTGTGGAAGATGAAGTCATTCAGCTCTGTACGTTGTTTGAGTGCTTCTTTAATTGCAAAGAGCACATTTAACTTTCGTCTACATTAATTTTGTTATTCTGTTTCTTATGAACTGTATTTtctcaacaaaaaaaaatattgatgtttCTCAAATATTTCCTCTTAACTTTAAGCGAGTAAAGGACTACTAAGTTCCTAGTAGCGTTAACTGTCtcttatttttcaaatattttggTGCTGTTAAATCATATTTGGGGAGACATCAAAATTATGCCATATATGCTGAAGGAATATATTAGGAATTGAACTAACAATGCTGAGTGCCCATATCTGGTCCTGTTTCCTGCTCAATTCTTCAGGCATCAAATCTTCCAGCTATATCATGACCTCACTGAGAAATACTTCATGTTGATTATTCTTTGGTCGTCAATATATAGTGAATTCTAACAGCATGTTACTTTTGCTACATGTTTATTGTGTATAAAAGATTGTcaagttattatatattttttttagttgCACAAGGGtcatttttttcctttacaaaaaTCCTTGCAGGGCTCTCTTCAAACAGATCCCTCAAATAGGAAATTATGCTCTTGTAGCATCTTCCATGCAGCTGCTTTCCTGTGTATGGTGTTCGTTTTCGGGACTTCCTTTGTTGCATTTGACTATAAAGAGGTATAGTTTATTTTTCTGACTTcgtttttttgtttatttattatagTATCAACTTTTTGGTGATGCAAACTTTAGCTGACCCCCGATGGATGATTCTAGGAAGCTCATTCTTTTTCCCGACAGAAAATTTTCTTATTAATCTATTTTGATTTGTTAGTGAATGAACATAACTTCTCCTTTGAACCTTGTTCTCCAAGACAGATATAATCGATTTTTTGAATATCTGTTGTTTCTCCTCTTGTGTATGTCAACCTCTTGAGTTCTTCTATGTAGCACTTATGCTGTTTTATCTCTAGAAACTTCTTTTTAGCTACAAGTCACTCATTTGCTGGTTGGTAAATGTAACATATCCTACCTATATAAAGTGTAATCagcattttttttccttcatgGAAATAGTATTTTCTGTTACTTTTCAGAAGATGTCAGCTGAGATCCCCACTGACGCTGTAGAGATCactcgaggcaatttgcaaactGACCTATCAAAATTACAGACCCCTCGAGCAAATTCATGGTCCCATGAGTCCACTCAGTCCAAGTCATGCGAGGTAATTCTTTGTGAAGCTGGCTTTAATATCTGATGTATAACATCTTCTACATGAATATTCACCATTTTGTCATTTGCACTCTTCTTTTTCATTACGAttgtttttaaatattattttcttatgaTTCAGTTTGTATTATTTTTAGAGTCCTTGCATATCTTCGGGAAGTGAACCATTACCTAAAGGAATTGTTATGAGGAAGTCAGACCTGGAAATGGTGCCTCTATGGGGTCCTCCAAAAGCAAAGGTGTGCTATGATTGCCTTACTTTCTTTAGGTGTTGAGTACATAAGCTTATTCGAGGTATTAACCAAAGATTTCATTTTTTACCGACATGTTGCATGGTAATGTGCTGACATGGTCTGTCGTCCTGCATCATTTGATATAGGTTTGTGTCAACTGGCACAAGTACAATAGCTGGAAAAAAGAGTTCATATACTCCCTTGGCATGGTATAGATTTCCACGCTTGCTGCTACGACAGTGCCACGATCAGGTTCATGTGCAACCTTGGTCTCGGTATGTTGTTGTTAGTCATCATCTTGGAATTTTGGAATCACACTTTGTTTGCAATTACACAGAAATCTGGATCACAACCAGATGTCCTCGGATTCATAGACGCCTATACAGAAATCTGGGTTGCAACCAGAAGTCTGTAGTGTCATAGACTTATAGGTTACGTAAAGCACCGGGTTTAGACTTAATAGTTTCTAGTTGGTGGAGTTGTGAAGACTAGTGAAATAAATGTGTTATGTGTGTGATGTAAAGTTTGTATGGATATACTTGCTTATATACAAAAGGACCATTTCTTACAAGTTAGTCTACTATGGGCTTGTAGAAACAATCAAATTTCACATACAAAAGGTGAGGAGTTGGGAAGACCAATGAAGCAATTTTCATatgtgcatgatgtaaaatttgtacAGAGATGATAGTTTAAAATTTAAATGCCCTTCCCATAGATTTCTCATTCAGTATGTGCTGACTCCATTCTAGATTAATCTTATAATGTATCATTGAAATTATAGTCAGTTAATAGAAATCTTATAATGTTAAGAACAGGAAAGTGTCAGTTCACAGAAAAGTTTATTGGCGATTCCGGTTGGAATAAAGCAAAAGGAAATCGTGAATAAGATTGTAACGAAGGTAAAAACATCATTACCTCATGTCTTTTTGTTAATATTCCTTACAAAAGTTTCTAGTTTTAGCTAAATGTTTCTGTTGTGTTCTAGTTTGCTTCCCATGACTTCACTGTGATGCTTTTTCACTATGATGGTGTTGTTGATGAATGGAAAGATTTACAATGGAGTGAGGGCGCTCTACATATTTCTGCAATCAATCAAACAAAATGGTAATTTAGTTTATCAACAAAGGTTTCTTGAAGTTATGGTGGAGATTACATTAGTCCACAATGTAGCCCATTCTAAAAACAGTATTGATTTGCAGGTGGTTTGCAAAGCGCTTCTTACATCCAGACATAGTTGCACCATACAGGTATATCTTCCTATGGGATGAGGACCTTGAAGTGCAAAATTTTCATCCTGAAAGGTAGGTCGTGTTGTTTTTTCTTTATCATTTATCTGTTTATGCAACTTGAAAGGTAGAATGTATTCTGCTGATGTTAGTTATCAAGACTGCTAATAATCTAAACAATGGGTACCCTGAGGGTTTCCTGGATTGCGTCCTGGTCGTGTAAGACAATCCTCACTACCGGCTtttgatgatttcttttgaataGTTATACATGCTGCCCATGAAACTTTTCACTTGTTTGTTGTTCTttaagtgaacaaaattttaattGGAGTGTCATGCATTACTTGTTAGGTTGAGCTTCTTGTTGTTGATCGAGATGTTAAAACTTCATAAATTAGTATTCTATGACTTGGATCGATTTAAACATCTTTTTACTTCAGTCTTGTTTTATTAGCACATTTAACTTCTGCAGATACTTGAGCATTGTTGAGAGGGAAGGCTTAGAGATATCACAACCTGCACTTGACCCTGCGAAATCTCAGATTCACCATCAAATTACTGCACGATTAAGGAAAGGGCACGTTCACAGGTGCTGCCTTGTCTCGTTTCTCCAGTAGAAATATTTGATTGTTCATTCCATTGCACATGGAGCCTATTCCTGTTCCTCCTATTGATCTAGTTCTCATAGTATAGACGGAAATTATAGTAGTTTGTTCAATTAACAGAAGGATGTACAAGTTCAATGGTGGTGGAAAATGTTCCAAGAAAAGTAGTAGCCCTCCATGTACTGGGTGAGTTTCTTTTTTCCCAGCATAAATATTTGTTGTACTTGGATATCTGATATGATTTATAATATCAATATATCTTTAGTTCAAAACGAGGTTGGGTTATCTGTCATTTTTTGG
Proteins encoded:
- the LOC135617786 gene encoding uncharacterized protein LOC135617786 isoform X1 — its product is MKSFSSGSLQTDPSNRKLCSCSIFHAAAFLCMVFVFGTSFVAFDYKEKMSAEIPTDAVEITRGNLQTDLSKLQTPRANSWSHESTQSKSCESPCISSGSEPLPKGIVMRKSDLEMVPLWGPPKAKESVSSQKSLLAIPVGIKQKEIVNKIVTKFASHDFTVMLFHYDGVVDEWKDLQWSEGALHISAINQTKWWFAKRFLHPDIVAPYRYIFLWDEDLEVQNFHPERYLSIVEREGLEISQPALDPAKSQIHHQITARLRKGHVHRRMYKFNGGGKCSKKSSSPPCTGWVEMMAPVFSRAAWRCAWHMIQNDLIYAWGLDMNLGYCAQGDRTKKVGVVDSEYIVHTGLPTLGGSDEKMGSSDLHAANHRFAVRRRSYVELEIFRNRWQKAMAEDKCWTNSYPEH
- the LOC135617786 gene encoding uncharacterized protein LOC135617786 isoform X2, with translation MKSFSSGSLQTDPSNRKLCSCSIFHAAAFLCMVFVFGTSFVAFDYKEMSAEIPTDAVEITRGNLQTDLSKLQTPRANSWSHESTQSKSCESPCISSGSEPLPKGIVMRKSDLEMVPLWGPPKAKESVSSQKSLLAIPVGIKQKEIVNKIVTKFASHDFTVMLFHYDGVVDEWKDLQWSEGALHISAINQTKWWFAKRFLHPDIVAPYRYIFLWDEDLEVQNFHPERYLSIVEREGLEISQPALDPAKSQIHHQITARLRKGHVHRRMYKFNGGGKCSKKSSSPPCTGWVEMMAPVFSRAAWRCAWHMIQNDLIYAWGLDMNLGYCAQGDRTKKVGVVDSEYIVHTGLPTLGGSDEKMGSSDLHAANHRFAVRRRSYVELEIFRNRWQKAMAEDKCWTNSYPEH